A section of the Gemmatimonadaceae bacterium genome encodes:
- a CDS encoding anion permease: protein MIAYVVAIILIAFIFDFSNGFHDSANSIATIVGTRVLSPLAAVVWAAIFNFAAAFTGSLAVAKAVGGGMIEQSIVNPNVILAGLLGAIAWNLITWYFGIPSSSSHALIGGYAGAAVARAGAGAITWGTKWVQTLSFIVVSPLLGMLAGYVFMVLIFWIFHRVSASRVDRFFRAAQLASSALLSYSHGGNDAQKTMGVVVGLLVSVHASFATQTGWLHALYLPNNNTIPHWLELGAYTAISLGTLFGGWRIVHTMGQRITKLRPVSGFCAETGGATAILIATHFGIPVSTTHTITGSIVGVGATQRASAVRWGIAGRIVWAWVLTIPASAGMASVLYLLLAEFVKL from the coding sequence GTGATCGCCTACGTCGTCGCGATCATTTTGATCGCGTTCATTTTCGATTTCAGCAACGGCTTCCACGACTCGGCGAACTCGATCGCCACGATCGTCGGGACGCGAGTCCTCAGCCCGCTCGCCGCCGTCGTCTGGGCGGCCATCTTCAATTTCGCCGCCGCGTTCACGGGATCGCTCGCCGTCGCCAAAGCGGTCGGCGGCGGAATGATCGAGCAGAGCATCGTCAACCCGAACGTGATTCTCGCCGGGCTGCTCGGCGCGATCGCCTGGAACCTCATCACCTGGTACTTCGGGATTCCATCGAGCTCGTCGCACGCGCTCATCGGCGGTTACGCCGGAGCCGCGGTGGCACGCGCCGGCGCGGGGGCGATCACCTGGGGCACGAAGTGGGTGCAGACGCTGTCGTTCATCGTCGTGTCCCCGCTGCTCGGCATGCTCGCCGGCTACGTGTTCATGGTACTCATATTCTGGATTTTCCATCGCGTGTCGGCGTCGCGCGTCGATCGGTTCTTTCGCGCGGCGCAGCTCGCCAGCTCGGCGCTGCTGTCGTACTCGCACGGCGGGAACGACGCGCAGAAGACGATGGGAGTCGTCGTCGGGCTCCTCGTCTCGGTCCACGCGAGCTTCGCCACGCAGACGGGTTGGCTCCATGCGCTCTATCTGCCGAACAACAATACGATCCCGCACTGGCTCGAGCTCGGTGCCTACACGGCGATCTCGCTCGGCACGCTCTTCGGCGGCTGGCGCATCGTGCACACGATGGGGCAGCGGATCACCAAGCTCCGTCCGGTGAGCGGCTTCTGCGCCGAGACCGGAGGCGCTACCGCGATCCTGATCGCGACCCACTTTGGAATCCCGGTGAGCACTACGCACACGATCACGGGATCGATCGTCGGAGTCGGCGCGACTCAGCGCGCGTCGGCGGTACGGTGGGGAATCGCCGGCCGGATCGTATGGGCCTGGGTGCTCACGATACCGGCCTCAGCGGGGATGGCGTCGGTCCTCTATCTACTCCTCGCCGAGTTCGTGAAACTGTAG
- a CDS encoding rhomboid family intramembrane serine protease yields the protein MIPISDDNPTLRTPVMTWLILGTMFAVWFLVQGGGLPGNELALAKSVCNYGMVPGELTHRVPVGTGFWIIPGQLSCVVDNDRINILTPLTSMFLHGGWGHILGNAIFFWVFGNNVEDSMGPGRFLAFYLICGLVAAATQVLLNPTSAAPTVGASGAISGVLGAYLLLYPRVRVHMLFIFIIFFKVFRIPAWIVLLYWFGIQVATAYMTPLQPDVSGGVAVWAHIGGFIAGMLLIKLFENPDLVAERNRIRSEEQWTLRSA from the coding sequence ATGATCCCGATCTCAGACGACAACCCGACCCTCCGAACGCCGGTGATGACCTGGCTCATCCTGGGCACCATGTTCGCGGTCTGGTTCCTGGTGCAGGGAGGGGGACTTCCGGGGAACGAGCTTGCCCTGGCGAAGAGCGTTTGCAACTACGGAATGGTCCCCGGGGAGCTGACTCACCGTGTGCCCGTGGGCACCGGATTCTGGATCATTCCCGGCCAACTCTCGTGCGTGGTCGACAACGACCGCATCAACATTCTCACGCCTCTCACGTCGATGTTCCTGCACGGCGGCTGGGGCCACATCCTCGGCAACGCGATCTTCTTTTGGGTCTTCGGCAACAACGTCGAAGACAGCATGGGCCCCGGCCGATTTCTGGCGTTCTACCTGATCTGTGGTTTGGTCGCCGCCGCGACTCAAGTTCTCTTGAACCCGACCTCGGCCGCGCCGACCGTGGGCGCGTCGGGCGCGATCTCCGGCGTGCTGGGAGCGTACCTGCTCCTCTATCCCCGCGTTCGTGTCCACATGCTGTTCATCTTCATCATCTTCTTCAAAGTCTTCCGGATTCCTGCCTGGATCGTCCTGCTGTACTGGTTCGGTATCCAGGTCGCGACCGCGTACATGACGCCGCTCCAGCCGGACGTGTCGGGCGGAGTGGCGGTTTGGGCTCACATCGGCGGCTTCATTGCAGGGATGCTCCTGATCAAGCTCTTCGAGAACCCGGACCTCGTGGCCGAGCGGAATCGCATCCGGAGCGAGGAACAGTGGACCCTGCGGAGCGCTTGA
- the dnaK gene encoding molecular chaperone DnaK — translation MADKVIGIDLGTTNSVVAVMEGGDPIVIPNAEGGRTTPSVVGFTKDGERLVGQVAKRQAVTNPQNTVFSIKRFMGRRMAEVPDEIKRVPYKVVSGPGDLAVVEVQGKRYTPPEISAMILQKMKQTAEDYLGHSVSKAVVTVPAYFNDAQRQATKDAGKIAGLDVLRIINEPTAAALAYGLDKKKDEKVAVFDLGGGTYDISVLELYDVEGSRQFEVKSTNGDTHLGGDDFDQRVIDWIVGEFKRDQGIDLSKDPMALQRLKEAAEKAKMELSSTMSTDINLPFITADQSGPKHLNYTLTRAKLEQLVDDLVQRTIEPMKKALKDAGLEPKDIDEVILVGGSTRMPKIQQVVKDYFGKEPNRSVNPDEVVAIGAAIQGAVLTGEQKDVLLLDVTPLSLGIETLGGVTTVLIPRNTTIPTKKSETFSTADDNQTTVEIHVLQGERDMARDNRTIGKFQLTGIPPAPRGMPQIEVTFDIDANGILHVSAKDKATSKEQKIRIEASSGLSDNDIDRMVKDAEKNATEDKKRREEIDARNRLDSMTYEVEKNAKEWSERLPAELKTKLDAAVERARKAIRGDDANEIRAAQEELSRAYSEAGQSFYAQNQAPPGGPPGGEGGQGGEPGPTGSTSTGGKPQEDVVEADYEIVDESKK, via the coding sequence ATGGCCGACAAAGTCATTGGAATCGATCTCGGTACGACGAACTCCGTCGTCGCGGTCATGGAAGGCGGAGATCCGATCGTGATTCCGAACGCCGAAGGCGGTCGGACCACGCCATCGGTCGTCGGCTTCACGAAGGACGGCGAACGTCTCGTCGGCCAGGTCGCCAAGCGTCAGGCGGTTACCAACCCGCAGAACACCGTTTTTTCGATCAAGCGCTTCATGGGCCGCAGGATGGCCGAGGTCCCCGACGAGATCAAGCGTGTCCCGTACAAAGTGGTATCGGGTCCCGGTGATCTCGCCGTCGTCGAAGTCCAGGGCAAGCGATACACGCCGCCCGAGATCTCCGCCATGATTCTGCAAAAGATGAAGCAGACCGCCGAGGACTACCTTGGACACTCGGTCTCCAAGGCTGTCGTGACGGTCCCCGCGTACTTCAATGACGCGCAGCGGCAGGCGACGAAGGACGCCGGCAAGATCGCCGGTCTCGACGTCCTTCGCATCATCAACGAGCCGACGGCGGCCGCGCTTGCCTACGGCCTCGACAAAAAGAAAGACGAGAAGGTCGCCGTGTTCGATTTGGGCGGCGGCACGTACGACATCTCCGTTCTCGAGCTCTACGACGTCGAGGGCTCCCGCCAATTCGAGGTGAAATCCACGAACGGCGACACGCACCTCGGCGGCGACGACTTCGACCAGCGCGTGATCGACTGGATCGTCGGCGAGTTCAAGCGTGATCAGGGGATCGACCTCTCGAAGGACCCGATGGCGCTCCAGCGCCTGAAGGAGGCCGCCGAGAAGGCCAAGATGGAGCTTTCCTCCACGATGTCGACCGACATCAATCTGCCCTTCATAACGGCGGATCAGTCGGGACCTAAGCATCTCAACTATACGCTCACCCGCGCCAAGCTCGAGCAGCTGGTCGACGACCTCGTCCAGCGCACGATCGAGCCGATGAAGAAGGCGCTCAAGGACGCCGGCCTCGAGCCCAAGGACATCGACGAGGTCATTCTCGTCGGCGGTTCGACGCGCATGCCCAAAATCCAGCAGGTCGTCAAGGACTATTTCGGCAAGGAGCCGAACCGTTCGGTGAACCCGGACGAAGTCGTGGCGATCGGCGCGGCGATTCAGGGCGCGGTGCTCACCGGCGAGCAGAAGGACGTGCTGCTGCTCGACGTCACGCCGCTTTCGCTCGGCATCGAAACGCTGGGCGGCGTCACGACCGTGCTCATTCCGCGCAACACGACGATCCCGACGAAAAAGTCGGAGACGTTCTCCACCGCCGACGACAACCAGACGACGGTCGAGATCCACGTGCTGCAGGGCGAGCGCGACATGGCGCGGGACAACCGCACCATCGGCAAGTTCCAGCTCACCGGTATTCCACCCGCTCCGCGCGGCATGCCGCAGATCGAGGTCACGTTCGACATCGACGCGAACGGCATCTTGCACGTGTCGGCCAAGGACAAAGCGACGAGCAAGGAGCAGAAGATTCGCATCGAGGCGTCGAGCGGTCTCTCCGACAACGACATCGATCGCATGGTGAAGGACGCCGAAAAGAACGCGACCGAGGACAAGAAGCGCCGCGAGGAGATCGACGCCCGCAATCGTCTCGACAGCATGACGTACGAAGTCGAGAAGAACGCCAAGGAGTGGTCGGAGCGGCTGCCGGCCGAGCTCAAAACGAAGCTCGACGCGGCGGTCGAGCGGGCGCGCAAGGCGATCCGCGGGGATGATGCGAACGAGATCCGCGCGGCGCAGGAGGAGTTGAGCCGCGCGTACAGCGAGGCTGGCCAGTCGTTCTATGCTCAGAACCAGGCGCCCCCGGGGGGCCCACCGGGCGGCGAAGGCGGTCAGGGTGGCGAGCCGGGACCGACCGGCTCAACTTCGACAGGTGGGAAACCGCAGGAAGACGTCGTCGAAGCGGACTACGAGATCGTGGACGAGAGCAAAAAGTAG
- a CDS encoding DUF47 family protein, which yields MLGRLLPRDDEFFELFDQLAAHLVTTARMLDTLFGDVVHVHDHVRAIKDVEHKADLLTATVNQRIDKSFITPIDREDIHMLATRLDDVIDLIDGTARRFEMLHIADVLPPARQLSGVLVRATTEIQAAVAEMRRPPTVNQHVALIKHLEEEGDSVYHEAMGALFSGEPNPLDVLKWKDMYDTLEGAIDSCMGVAQVLQSISLKNG from the coding sequence ATGCTCGGCCGGCTGCTTCCGCGAGACGACGAGTTCTTCGAGCTGTTCGATCAACTCGCTGCTCACCTCGTTACGACGGCGCGCATGCTCGACACGTTGTTCGGCGACGTGGTTCACGTGCACGACCACGTGAGGGCGATCAAAGACGTCGAGCATAAGGCCGACCTCCTGACCGCGACGGTGAATCAGCGGATCGACAAGAGCTTCATTACGCCGATCGACCGCGAAGACATTCATATGCTGGCGACCCGGCTGGACGACGTAATCGACCTGATCGACGGAACCGCGCGGCGATTCGAGATGCTCCACATCGCCGACGTGTTGCCGCCGGCCCGCCAGCTGAGCGGCGTGCTCGTCCGCGCCACCACTGAAATCCAAGCGGCAGTCGCCGAGATGCGTCGTCCGCCGACGGTGAATCAGCACGTCGCCCTGATCAAGCACCTCGAGGAGGAAGGTGACTCCGTGTACCACGAGGCGATGGGCGCGTTGTTCTCGGGAGAACCGAATCCGCTCGACGTACTCAAGTGGAAGGACATGTACGACACGCTCGAGGGTGCCATCGACAGCTGCATGGGCGTGGCGCAGGTGCTTCAGAGCATCTCGCTGAAAAACGGATGA